Within the Epinephelus lanceolatus isolate andai-2023 chromosome 9, ASM4190304v1, whole genome shotgun sequence genome, the region TACTGACGCATTTTCCCTCATATGCCACTCCAATGGATCTGCCGAGAAGACAGGTAGCTCTTCTCAGGTGACACGCGCTGGCATAGATGATCCCATCGTTTCCACACAGGTACTGCTCAGGCGACGTCACCTCGGGGCAAATCCGATTACACGTCACACAATATGCGTTGTTTGTCTGGTCCACGACGCATGTGGAGCTGCCGGGGCACAAGACGTCACGGCATGTTTCTGTCGAGACAAAGAAATTGCAGGATTTCGTGAAAACGCGACACGAAATACCAGAAAAAACGCTGGATTCTTGGCACATGCAGCTTTGAGAAATGTGGAAGTGGGaagaatttaaaaacaatatttacTCACTCTTGCACTTTCCCTGGTACTGCACGTCCAGGTCGGGGTGGCCTTTACATTTCGCCTTCAGCAGTGCGCATTCGTCTTTGTAGGTCTTTCCATCAGAGCCGCAGACTGGCCCTTTCCAGGTGATGTTGGAGCAGTCTGGCGCGCACACGCAGCGCGGCTTGCTTCTTCTGTTCATCTTGCACCTCTTTCCAGGCCCACAGTCAACATTATCACAGGTctctaaaataataaaaagtctgTGTTATGGGATGCTGGAGATGATTTTGGCCTTGTGCGTAAAATAACTCTGGCGGATAAAGTAcacattaaaggaataatttACGCACGATGATGTGCGTAAATCAGATCAGCATTTGGATTTATTACGCGAAATGGCTGAGGATGTGTATTATGAGAGAACGAAGGGAAATGAGTGCACCTCCACCTTTGCAAGGTATGCAATTAGGAGCTCCGCCATTGAAGATCATCCACCTAAAGAGCGTGCTGTTGGGGACGTCCTCCTCAGTCCAGGATGTCCCCAGTCTTCCACTCCGACAGCACTCCTCCCTGCTCATCCCGGGCATGTAGAGCACCTGGCACCTCCCGTTCTTCccctgctgcagccagcagttcCCAGctgtaaacagaaaaacaaaaaaatactcgAGTGTCGCATGTTGAACGTCTGAAACCGCTGACCCAGACGCACTAGACACACACGCAGCCCGTATTATCCGAGacgctccctccctccctttcgCCCTCCCGGCAGTattttgtctgattttttttttctttgctagACTGTTAACACTTGCCTATCCCATCTGTGACTGACAGCCCTTACAATGCAGCCACAAACCAAAAAAGTAAGAAGAATCTTTGGAGGGGGGTTTCCTTTATTCCTAGAGCCTCCTTGTTATCACTGGACAGAAAGTGGAGCGTCTAGACAGCGTTAAATTGCAGCCAATCTCCTTCAGAAAACCACGGTCTTTAGCTAAACACACCACCGTCTCCAACGCCTCAGAACAATATCCCAGACATGTACCCACCAGACAATGCCTTGCCTTATAATAAACCAGtgtaaagtttattttaaacacgcaaaaatgcaaaaacaaaacagttatcCTATTTCTGTGGTACAAAAAATATCCTTTGATCCAGACAACAGCAGGATGTCTAAACCGACACAGACACATATGACATTAAGTGTTCATGAACTGGCGTGGTTCTTAAATTGAAGACAGATTTCTATTTGAACTAAAAGCTCCCGATGGAAATTATATCTACAAAACTCTCcagttttattatattttgtagaAAGTAAAGATGTAAGATTGCAACAAAAAAGGTATTTTTGCACACAATGCCGAGTGGATATGTGCGGGAAATATATCAATAACACGACCATAAACTCATTGTGGATATTTTGAAGTTTGTTACAGGATTGACTGCAGCACCGTGAGACATTAAACGCTCATACAAAAGTATCAGAACATGCTCAGGTATTGTGGAGAGCTGGCGCTGCCACCAACGCGGCGTGGCGGCTTGTGCGCCTGGCGAGGGCTGCAAAACTTGCTATAGTCTCACTTTGAAGTGTCCCATATGGCACCTGTTTTATGGACGCTTTACGCACGCACTGTCTGATGGACAGAGAGTTTTTTATCAGCGGGAAAAAAGGAAACTCACTTTGAAAAGTTTCTCGGTTGCAGCAAGTATCCGACACAGGGCGCGTTTTGTGTCTGACAGCATGTCGAAGTTTTTCAAAAACGGCAAGAATAGAAGAAAATGGATGAGGAGAGCTTACCTTGAACTTTTTGATGTTCCATGAGGTGACAAAGCCATATGAACAAGAGAAAAAAGCCCGGGTGAAGGTGGTGTTTCAGCATCCTAAACATGATGGAGAGGCAAAGTGAACTACGTATTTGACACAGGCAGCGCAAAAGTAATCTGCTTAAGGTGGCAGTGTTGAATAAGTGTCAGTCTGAGAATGCAGCCTCTCTTTTTAAATCTATAAGGGGTCTCGGGTTGAGACTCTGGTGGGCggtctcctcttctgtgggggtggggagatttttttttcttaccaaaGTTCTTTCAATCCCAATCAGGTGACATCGTCACAGGCAACTTTCTCTTATCACAATAATCAGAGAATATGAAGATAGGTCTGAATCTAATAACGAAAAAGAAACACCGGAAACAGGAGGCTTCGCAGTCACACAGAAGCAAACAGCAGATCAGAATAAATGTGTCAGTTGACATGAATTTTTGTCTTGATGTAAAATTATGttattaatgtttaattttaatcattttcGATTTTTCACCAGTGTGAGGCGGATAGGTGATTTTACGCACGGCTTGGAAACGCGCCTTTAAAGCTTTTATCAcctaaaaaatatgaataataatataataacaataataataataatagtgataatgaatgtcactgttactcatgTATCAAGGCCTTTATTGCTGTATAATCTAACAGGCCCACTGCCAACATGCCCATCCGGACATACCAGCAGTCCTTCAAATTAAGGGTACTACTTGTTGGTAACTGATATTTTTTCCACCAACTGCAGTCAAAAGTGTAAATCTTTTGATGAGAGTTGCCTTTTGGAATATGTCCGAGCCCAGACAATAATAGAATTCATAGTAGTCCGCAGCCGCACGGCTAATATTAGAACAGACAGTTGTTTGGGTTTCTCTCCCGGGTCAAGCTTTTAAATATAATCAAACCTGTTTCCGAAGAGGCttcagacagaggagcagggTGTTGCATTTCATTGAAtgaaacgcacacacacactcacactcatacacacactgctcttCACTCACTGACGCACAGACAGGCTGAACTCCGTCAGAAGTCCTTGCGCGACCTCTTCAGCGGAACTCTGGTTACAGCTCTCCAGAGCAAAGAGCAAAGTGTCGGCTGTGTGAATCAGACACCAGGGAGTTAATTATCTGTCGGCCAGGAAGAACACATTGTAATCCCCCACTTTTTTCAGATTCCAGTGAAACACCATTTAGGCGTCATAATCTACCAAACATGAGTTGGGCCACATGTACTCCAAGATGAAATATTCCCATATATCCAGAGCTGTGAGTGTGGTTGCACAGAAACAGTATCAATTAATGCCCCACTACTACCAAccacatatgaaacaggggTCCTCCACAAGAAATTTTTTAACACGAAACacctaatttcctgcattctggtgattttttttcaccatttgtgccttttctgcatcataTCATGGTGTTAAAGTCTTACATTTTTGTCAAAACTaacattttttggggggtggggggtaaaAGCACATGTTCTACATATTGAGGGTGACGTGTCccctgcacccccccccccccccaaaatcgACACCTATGATCATCATCATACAGTCTAATCCATGTTGCAATCACATCCCCCTCTTCTATATTATGCACTAAGACCACCCACCGTGTGCATGTTTGATTTGTAGTGATGCACTCATTTCTGAAGAGGTTCTTGCAGCGTTATTTATGGCACGctcttttgctcttctttgtgaTCCAGTGATTCGGTTCGTGCTGCGTAAAGACAGCTGTGCTCAAAGAGaacaaacagaggaggaggagaaggaagatgTGTTTATCCTCAACTTACAGGACAGCTAACAGATCACATTACGTGCTTCACACTGTAATCAGAAACAGCAGTCAGTGGGAAGACTTAAAAACAAGGATGCAATCAATTTTTCAAATGGTTTTGAATGCCCAGAAAATGAAACTGTTAACTGTAGGCTTAGACTGTGTgagcgtgtatgtgtgtttcaggGGGGTGGGACGCAGAGGAAATGTCCCCTTCAACATTTAGAACATATGCCTTTGTCCTCCctcaccccaaaaaacatcagcagaggacttttatgtTGAGAGAATGAAGACATTTTCCACCTTAAAGATAGAAAAACTCCAATTTGGTGCAGtcaaattcaccagaatgcagcaaattaagtgtttgatgctcgaAATTGCTAAGCAGAGGACCCTCAAAACCCCACTTCATATGTGTGTCCCCCAGTATTGACACAATACCTACGCCGTTGctgttaaaacattttctttccagCTGCTGTATCAGCTATTTTGTAATCTTGTGTGGGAATATTTAGTCAATTTGCCCTCATTCTTAGTGATAACATGCAGTCCTCAATGTTCTTCCAAAGTAACTGTTGCTCAGACATTTCCTGCTTGTGGTGATTATTATATGAGTCAAAATGACATCATGAATTTTCAAGAAATTTCACATTTCTGGAATCAGATTGAACATTTTGGATGGACGTAAATCAGTGAAATGATCTGTCTGAGGTTCACAGCTACATTGGAACCACACTTGAAGAAATCTACTCTTTTATGAAACTATTTTTAATCCTTATCAAGCAGAGTAACCCATTTGGGTGTGGAAATTGATATATTTTTACCCAATTATCCCTTGTAGTGATTACGAATCTGACTTAAGTCACACCAATTGAAATTAGTGAACATGACCATTTAAACTACTCTGATTTCAAACAAGCTAACCGGAAGCTGCATATAAACCTTAAAATAGTAGTTGTCGTGTCTCTCAGTGTTTAAGAATGATCACAACATCAAACTGTTGCAAAAGCGGCACTTCGGACAATTAACTTCTCTCAACAAATCTGAAAAATGTTTACCTGATGTCGAGTTATGTTTGGCAAATCATTCAGCGCCTGCTGTGTGTGATTTGTGAGATCAGAGTCTTTGAAGAGTCGAAGCTTCCAAAACACTTGATATGCAAGTACATTTCTGCCCTGCTGCTGTATCAACTTTAAAGTGCTGGCTGTTTTCCTGAAGCCATTAATGGCATCAGCAGAGGGACAACCTGTGCTCCCTGTCCCTGGCTCTGAGCTGAATCTGGTTCAGACGGACCCATACTGTGAATGATTTGCACTGATTGGAACTGTCTGTAACTATAAGTAAGATCAATGTCACAGATTATAATACAGCACTGATCGGTTGCACACACCCCTGATGCCATGGGggatgacttttattttgttgtttgtttgataCAGAATTTTTTGCATTAAAAGAAGCCAAAAGTTTTGGCTGTAATGCTGTGTGGCTTTAGCTACTCCCATCTACTGTGACCTTGTATGACATAAGTTTTTATcatcaaatgaaataaatgaaaatttaagGATCTGTCAAGTGTATGAGAAtcctcattttaaaaaaacacacatttcaaaagtctgaaaAGTAGTCATGATGAAACAATGAAGATCACCGTAACGCTAAACGTCTAACAAAGTGCAAAAGAAGGCCAACAGTTATTAAATAATTTGCTATGACATCATTTTTGATTTACGACATTGCAGCCATTTGCGAGCAATCATCCCATTGTGGCATGGCTGAgttgtttggctgtaactgCCAATCATCTGCAGGAAACCCCAAAGGGAACGAATCTACAAAGGTGTTCGAACACTTCCACTGTATCACATTTCAACAACTATTTCCACACAGCTCCCTGTACACATATAGACACAATCCAAAGGCTGTTTCACAACACTGTGGCGCATGAGTAATTGTGAAACAGAGCACTTATCATCTATCAAAATTCTATATATCCCCTCCAACAGGGAGAGCTCGAGCCCAGGCTCCACCCAAAAATATGCTATTTATTAGAGTCAAATAGCCTATTCCACCCAGTCAGATCCAGAGAAATGAATGCTAAAGACTCTGCAGGAGTTGGCTCGTTCAAAAGGGATAACGTTCAGAAATGCATTCCAGCACAGTCGAGGGACAGACTAACCTGACTGTGGGACTGTGGGAGAACACGACAGTCAAAAATGTGAGAAGGAATTAATCGAGTTTGAGGGAAAAGTTCAATTATACTGATGTTTGGAGGGAGGTGGTCCAAGTAAGGTTCCTTGCAGggtcaagttttttttaaaggtgttctagtgagagaggaggagaggagaggagaggagaggagaggagagtgggGAAATACACAACAGTGCAGGTCATCTATAtcatgctgccatcttgtggcgaAACTGTGCTAGTACACATATAGATCCTGCAGGATTAGCTTTGATCTGTGCTCTCAAAAACTTCCAACTGTAATTTAGAAACAAATATACAGACTGGGTGTTTTTAGAAAGTAAGTGAGTCTATGACTTTTTCCTCTGTAGTGAATAATACTTGCACATGTTGCCCTGCAGATAAACTATTTTCtggctgaaacaattagtcaagTAATGAACTAGTTAACTCACAGGAAATGCATCTGCAACCATTTTAATAATTGATTTAATGGTTTGAATGAATACCTAACCCCTCAAATAataatttgtatatcagttactcacccaacgttgttttctcacatgcctccatggtgagcagagaatccaaaaactgcatGCTTGATAAATTAAAGTCATAGTgatccatgtttaacaacagcaaacctttatcaaaacatccatttacaaactctcacataacttgtgcagtataatccaagcaTCATTTTACCAGTCGTACGACTTcgaaaacacattttcagtaaaatcttacaatttaaaacacttctgcatgaatggtcacacacacacgagtcGTGCACCTGCATGATCATGCAAAAGTTTTCCAAATTGTAAGGATTAAGCGAAAACGCATGTTTGAGCACAAATGGATAAAAGAGACTTGGAtcatactgcacaagttgtgagAGAGCTTGTGAacggatatttttaaaaagttttgctgttgttaaataacttcatcaagaattttcagttaatggattcttcattcactgtggaggcatgggAGAAAAACGTTTTCTTtctgaattcaacataacacagaatgagtaattgatatacaaatgatcatttgggaaGGATTCTTTTCAGCAAAAGAtaccaaacatttgctggttcaaACTACTCTTCTTTGTCTTATATGACAGTAATGTGGGATTTGGACTGTATATTGCACACAACAACCAATTTGAAAACATCACCTTGGAACCAGAAAGTAGATTGTTTTGAACTATTTTCTGAAATTTAATAGGCAGACCCATTAATTGACTAATCCAGAAAATAATCGGCAAATTATGAAAACACAATATGCTGTAAAATAATAGCACCTGCAAACTATGCTACTaatggaaacagaaaacaaaatatcatcaATATCAACAACACAAGTAGCTACCCCACGGACCCATATAACCTCAAATCTTTTCAACATATAAAACCCAATATCAAAGATCATTTTATCttcagtatatacagtacaaacaCAATGAAACAGAGGAGTGACAGATTTCACTCTTTCCAGAATAGCGATCGTTTCCTGTTGCATACAAACTGTTATCCATATTAGTAATGCAACAGGAGCCCTGAGTGCTAGAGGCGACGGTGGATCTCGGTTTATGCTACAGTCTGACTGGCTACAGCATGTGAGCTAAAAACGTCAATGTTTTGACAAAAgagctaaaaacaaaataattattttttccaaTTTAAACTGTTATTTGTCCATCACATTGCCCAGAATTTATCAAAACTAAAGGCAATGCAGAAATTAGATGCCTTAACAGTGTAAAACTCTAATCGATGTCATAAAGGcctaaaaaatgtgattttatatggttctgacattttgagagaaaaaatattttttacatttttatcaaaatcagtgcacaacagcaactAGTCAAGATACAGTCCACAAAGCtctcaaaaaaatatttttaagaataCGCCTCCGTCAAATGGACAGAGGATCGAGTCCCAGTTTTCCACAAACTGAACAGCTTCCTTTTCATTAAAATGCCCAACGTCCAGTGATTGAGCTGAAGTCCATTTGCACTTTACAAGAACCAGTGACAAGTACCAGAACTGGAAACAATCCAGGGAAGAGAGAGCGCTGCGGGTTTTTGTCTCCAGCTCACAACACCTCGTCCACATGTGCGTGGCTCTGCGTGTCTTCATCGCCCTCCCTCAGAAGCTGCTGGTACTTTCTTTTGAAAAACCCAAACTGCAAAGTAAACAGATTCAGTTCAGACAATGTTCCAATATCAGCTGCAAACCTATTTTACAAACAAAGTATTTTACAAGAGAGTCCAGTATATAGTCAATTTTCTGTAAGAATATATCCTATTTTTGTTATATCcaaatgtacatatatatatatatagtaaataCACAGCATTCTGTTGCTTTGTTGATTGATTATAAGAAAATCAAGTTTCTTTTGAATCTATAAACATAAAGCTGCACATTTCTATTAAAACACAGATCAGGAAAAAGAACAGCATAGGAAATACGAAGGCCCTTTTTGTAGACGAAGTACTTCCTACCTTTGAACAACTGCCAAATAAATTTCAACCTCATTTCTTCTGATTCCTCCAAGTTCATAGTTATATTAAAAGTAATACACCTTCTTTTCCCAACTTGCCTGAAGAAACACCCATGGATCAAATTTACAAAACTAATCACTTGAATATCTGAGGTCTATATGCGAGATCAATTTGGGGGTGGTTGTGATGGTGGAGCAGTGGGGAAGAGCCCTCGAGGGGGTCCACACTGCCTCAATCTGTGCCTGGCATGGCCTCATTCAACTTAACGTGTTGCATCGTCTTCATTTCTCAAAAGTCAAGCTCTCTAAAATGCTCACAGATGTTGATTCCACTTGTGACAGGTGCAGATTTTCTCCTGCATCCTCAGCACACTCATTCTGGCTATGTCCTAATTTGTTCACTTATTGGGGTTCAATCATCAAAACACTatcagatatttttaaaatgaaaattcacccagaTCATTTGGCATAGCAGGAGAGGAAAATAAGAATCTTTCAGGATCTAAACTCAAAGTAATGACATTTGTCACTTTATTAGGACAGAGGTTTATCTCTCTTCACTGGAAGAACTTTCATCCACCGAGCTGGACTCAGTGGTTCAGGGAAGCGATGCAACATCTCAGACTTGAGAAAGTAAGATTCACATTAAATGGTTCTTCTGATAAATTTGTGAGAATGTGGAATCCATTCTTGGACTATATAAAAGCTAGACTCTAAACCCTCACTTTACTGACATCTCCATGTGAAGAAAATCacattaacctttttttttttttttttacatcttgtCGTAGCTGATCATAATACAAAAGGCCCTGATTAGGCCTTTATCTTCCGTAAATGCCTGTTGCTTTAAAGGTTCTATATGTATGTAGgtatctgtatatgtgtgtgcttgtgcataTGCATACATTTTCtacattctttttcttttgtaatgCTGTATAGCAGTTTATATgttaaaagaaacacacacatatatcagGTTGATTCTCCAATTCAAACTGGCAGAGGTGAATTGCTCATTTTAAGAGATATAAGTGATTTAAGAGATAATCCACTCCAAAATTGAACAGGTTATCCTTGACCCATGCTacacccttccaccaagtttcatgaatTATCTAGCCAGTAGTTTTTCCATAATTCTgctgaaaaacagacaaacctgACCGAAAACATAACCTTGGTGGAGGACATACTTAACTAATAGTCCTCTCTGTGTTAAAATTATTTACACCAAAtcgtagacagacagacacacagacagaaagttACCTTCCACAGAAGTCCAACAGCCagagctaacagcagcagtcCGCCGATGATGCTGCCAACTATCACTCCCACTGGAACTTCACCTTTCTCTCCAGGTTTACTGACTGTCAGCACCACCTGGACAGCAGGAGGACAGGAGAGGTCAACACATGGTCTGTCTCACTCAGATATGGAACGATTAATAAACAACAAAGTTCACACGTCAGAGTTTGCCCACTAAATTTGAGAACTATGTTATATTTTTGCTGCAGTCTGGAGCTTAAAAATTTTCAAGGTTACAGATAAAATTTGACACTATCACAAATCTTTTCCTTCTCCATTTATGTGAGGCACCAAATGAAAATCTTACTGGCAGCTGTTTGGGGGAGACAATGAGGAGGTCAGGGTTGAAAGTCTCAACATCAACACTGGAGGTCAGCTCGACGGTCTGATAGGTGGCCTGTCAGGACAAATTTATAGAAATGAGTGCACTGAAAGCATCACAGTGGATTCATTAATGAGTAACATAAGAGAATTAAATGAATCAAAGCAGACAAAACAACCAGTATCATTATGATTAAATTATTGAATACATTTACCGACAGAAATGTGCCACTCCAGATTCTTGTTTTAACTTTCACATAGTAGTCGTTTAAAAGTTCAGTGTCCTTGAGGATGCATTTTATAGACGCGCATTTTGCACTCTTGCAGTCCTGTTGAACAGCGTTAACAAAAGGAAGTCAGTGCACAAGCCTAAATTTTAATGCAACCACAATTTCGAATTTCTtggttattaaaaaacaacaacaacaacaacaacagtgggTATAGATATTAATTACAACTATACATGATGATTTAGAGGTACTAATTTAAGTATATTATAAATAcaatatttattaaaataaagaatTGTTTAAGGATTATTAAAACATAATGTATGCAGTTATAAATAACGTGTTTATGCACTTTACAAATATTtgagaattattattttaagaattACTTATGTATtgttatttatgcatttttatgttattattttatttagttattgTGTTTCCCCTCATATgtatgcacatacagtacaggccacaagtttggacacaccttctcattcaatgcgttttctttattttcatgactatttacattgtagattctcactgaaggcatcaaaactatgaatgaacacatgtggagttatgtacttaacaaaaaaaggtgaaataactgaaaacatgttttatattctagtttcttcaaaatagccaccctttgctctgattactgc harbors:
- the fsta gene encoding follistatin-A isoform X2, whose product is MFRMLKHHLHPGFFLLFIWLCHLMEHQKVQAGNCWLQQGKNGRCQVLYMPGMSREECCRSGRLGTSWTEEDVPNSTLFRWMIFNGGAPNCIPCKETCDNVDCGPGKRCKMNRRSKPRCVCAPDCSNITWKGPVCGSDGKTYKDECALLKAKCKGHPDLDVQYQGKCKKTCRDVLCPGSSTCVVDQTNNAYCVTCNRICPEVTSPEQYLCGNDGIIYASACHLRRATCLLGRSIGVAYEGKCVKAKSCEDIQCSAGKKCLWDARMSRGRCSLCDETCPESRTDEAVCASDNTTYPSECAMKQAACSLGVLLEVKHSGSCNSITEDQEEDEEDEDSDYMAYVHISSILDG
- the fsta gene encoding follistatin-A isoform X1; this translates as MFRMLKHHLHPGFFLLFIWLCHLMEHQKVQAGNCWLQQGKNGRCQVLYMPGMSREECCRSGRLGTSWTEEDVPNSTLFRWMIFNGGAPNCIPCKGGETCDNVDCGPGKRCKMNRRSKPRCVCAPDCSNITWKGPVCGSDGKTYKDECALLKAKCKGHPDLDVQYQGKCKKTCRDVLCPGSSTCVVDQTNNAYCVTCNRICPEVTSPEQYLCGNDGIIYASACHLRRATCLLGRSIGVAYEGKCVKAKSCEDIQCSAGKKCLWDARMSRGRCSLCDETCPESRTDEAVCASDNTTYPSECAMKQAACSLGVLLEVKHSGSCNSITEDQEEDEEDEDSDYMAYVHISSILDG